A single genomic interval of Leishmania panamensis strain MHOM/PA/94/PSC-1 chromosome 25 sequence harbors:
- a CDS encoding calpain family cysteine protease-like protein (TriTrypDB/GeneDB-style sysID: LpmP.25.1540), giving the protein MGNACCGCCYPTPEYKLSRPRVSGKSTPCFDNGNLFKIVKGGTWYFYNDTQDYQMKVTVNFGDGSKVIALSDTHLVTKNDYGACTATVSVFPLETKAMVKVKKTNDFNVKFSGIAFTEVDRQKLHQKAAAQVSADLAKMRKLREKNPKVKNQNQLLKVARTEGNMYLDTSFPPTSRSLIRPGIDSEPDACLKRPETIAWRRPEDFLPKEWHSKIRLFSDISPKDIAQGQLGDCYYLCAVAALAEYDAAIKGIFKNHHWCYIRNQEQKYGAWRVNLNISGWWRTIIVDAYLPSVQLLPVFARNRNHPNELWVSFAEKAYAKAFGSYQAIVAGYPWQALEDLTGFPAYDFGDAWKTSQTDTEARRRLFDSLHRWNEKKYLICIATPGNGNLKMGGKQLSANEVQALFEKAGLSTGHAYSVLDVKHFPLHHLCMLKIRNPWGSQVEWTGDWGDDSPLWNHYPLIKLACRPQKKADGTFWMEWRDVSMFFDSGSVCLRRGNWFHSWYDYRVPGNFEDLVCDTALEIIVNKTSVFPAYISLHQKDRRGLPASDPDKKYAAVMLSISKGDINGSQQKVVANSSVNPEEPSTEYLFQQSRSVSLFYKFTKGHKYLVIPRRMNSTGNNVPKKYVIALHTQSKVSSKNVHVNIVRLNKNNAVFKNVTSFDAGTLTSLTTVYQTKDGTSVFRTYRSDNLGKGKKQRNAEFELIM; this is encoded by the coding sequence ATGGGCAACgcttgctgcggctgctgttaTCCAACGCCAGAGTACAAGCTCAGCAGGCCGCGTGTCTCCGGCAAATCCACACCGTGCTTCGACAATGGCAACCTCTTCAAGATCGTTAAGGGCGGTACCTGGTACTTTTACAACGACACGCAGGACTACCAGATGAAGGTGACAGTCAACTTCGGCGATGGCTCGAAGGTCATCGCGCTAAGTGACACGCACCTCGTGACCAAGAACGACTACGgcgcctgcaccgccaccgtgtCGGTGTTCCCGCTCGAGACTAAGGCCATggtgaaggtgaagaagacgaaCGACTTCAACGTGAAGTTCTCCGGCATCGCCTTCACCGAGGTGGACAGACAGAAGCTTCAtcagaaggcggcggcgcaggtcaGCGCCGACCTAGCCAAGATGCGCAAGCTGCGCGAGAAGAACCCGAAGGTCAAAAACCAAAATCAACTCCTGAAGGTGGCACGAACGGAGGGCAATATGTACCTTGACACGTCCTTCCCGCCCACCTCGCGGTCGCTGATCCGCCCTGGCATCGACTCGGAACCAGATGCGTGCCTGAAGCGGCCGGAGACGATTGCGTGGCGTCGCCCCGAGGACTTCCTGCCGAAGGAGTGGCACTCAAAGATTCGGCTCTTCAGTGACATCTCGCCTAAGGACATTGCCCAGGGTCAGCTCGGTGACTGCTACTACCtctgcgcggtggcggcgctggccgAGTACGATGCTGCTATCAAGGGAATCTTTAAGAACCACCACTGGTGCTACATCCGCAATCAGGAGCAAAAGTACGGTGCGTGGCGTGTGAACCTCAACATCAgcgggtggtggcgcacTATCATCGTGGACGCGTACTTGCCCAGCGTGCAGCTTTTGCCGGTGTTCGCGCGCAACCGCAACCATCCGAACGAGCTGTGGGTATCCTTCGCAGAGAAGGCCTACGCGAAGGCCTTCGGTTCGTACCAGGCGATCGTGGCTGGATACCCGTGGCAAGCCCTCGAGGACCTCACCGGCTTCCCGGCCTACGACTTCGGTGACGCATGGAAGACATCACAGACGGACACCGAGGCACGGAGGAGGCTCTTTGACTCCCTCCATCGGTGGAACGAGAAGAAGTACCTGATCTGTATTGCCACTCCAGGTAACGGCAATCTGAAAATGGGCGGCAAGCAGCTCTCGGCGAACGAGGTGCAGGCCCTGTTTGAGAAAGCCGGTCTGAGCACTGGCCACGCGTACTCAGTGCTGGACGTGAAACACTTCCCGCTGCATCATCTGTGCATGCTGAAGATCCGCAACCCGTGGGGGTCGCAGGTGGAGTGGACCGGGGACTGGGGCGATGACAGTCCCCTGTGGAACCACTACCCGCTCATCAAACTCGCTTGCCGTCCTCAGAAGAAAGCGGATGGCACCTTCTGGATGGAGTGGCGAGATGTGTCGATGTTCTTCGATAGCGGCTCTGTatgcctccgccgcggcaaCTGGTTCCACTCATGGTACGACTACCGTGTTCCCGGCAACTTTGAGGACCTTGTGTGCGACACGGCGCTGGAGATCATTGTGAACAAGACGTCGGTGTTTCCGGCGTACATCTCGCTGCATCAGAAGGACCGCCGCGGCCTGCCGGCCAGCGACCCGGACAAGAAGTACGCTGCCGTTATGTTGAGCATTTCTAAGGGTGACATCAACGGCTCGCAGCAGAAGGTGGTGGCAAACTCCAGCGTGAACCCGGAGGAGCCGAGTACCGAATACCTCTTCCAGCAATCCCGctccgtctccctcttctaTAAGTTCACAAAGGGTCACAAGTACCTCGTCATTCCGCGTCGCATGAACAGCACTGGCAACAACGTGCCGAAGAAGTATGTCATCGCACTTCACACGCAGAGCAAGGTGTCTAGTAAGAACGTCCACGTCAATATCGTGCGCCTTAACAAGAACAACGCGGTATTCAAGAACGTGACCTCGTTCGACGCCGGCACACTGACGAGCCTCACCACGGTGTACCAGACCAAGGATGGCACCAGCGTCTTCCGCACCTACCGCAGCGACAACTTGGGCAAGGGCAagaagcagcgcaacgcAGAGTTCGAGCTGATTATGTGA
- a CDS encoding hypothetical protein (TriTrypDB/GeneDB-style sysID: LpmP.25.1550), whose protein sequence is MEMMHVRSESPCEAPQEEIPLLIEDFSCANSFEEHVKAIEQYLADLLDREPLLQSFLVTPALAATGGDVPADEKNEADIESGAAASASSSPAPLLMDNDAASPPTASKVFGRTIPLYVTAPLSLDGDSSIVVEVHVRDADHPITQQYCTPLFFLIRKVMVSASYRESETSYLLSLLSTGVRQALLQQKNRVNGGVLRLCPEPSRAAAPGCAPPSHRQPAATASLLPSPFFYPDGCAPCFAPAGDSYKQTFVGFAPPLPACAALPPMPASSPAISAAEWTLLHQRSFTTRFLADAFGRIPVHCQSLSDYIDLFQLHVGQHSRIRSDDFDGICVSLWKKYVLPVPWKFHPYGLSLDDSQATDSEGAPLSATSFSLTWENVLRRENEYARLLCGGFTHDFGTPVPPLKHVQFHFQWNQLHDIETHEAAGRPSHLDPFQYALARATPGTPSPTALFFSSVTAAQAAQRKCSITVQAVVRDDKDIQHGVSGHLAEVLAKGYLESLTSATAVRRTSAHDANNGRGGRGAVTHEAQQSEDGANDSDGTAEESERDTDERRGGRCSEAELRDMAARILEWPGATVTLQESLIQLFAAPLASEDDDDASAYGDSDPGARQPAEATLEALSSKRGEAVVARHLRSLWGEWEAHQQSCSSEASALHRQRREGGAEHQTDLRRSYFPDSFFARFAFVCVTQALPPTDVRTLWRRCLDALHRLLSDAPHGQEEKSWQRLLNCLAMPPEDPPVDLRRPLLMQKLQLLRYAQEALLRPSGDNSSPTAPTMNTKVEEDRPDTSLATRPARHLITNGEVLCVPPPLPQPPTTTDEVMQRAIELNSLDAAAVESASIEWLQTDALYNDMCLFLHVNKAHEGRIVRFPDFVQWHSPRDFVASAGAESTTSPSLESSSPSLSDNYYLSERMQHQQGEGEISDGKGSAHVWWSLWRRAVPRSRDDIIQGLFQPLEQATKVLTWLAAIPTVELLLEVSNASIANALHRMLCHRCVLGDDGAHRPNGRGRPRDKAEWSSPKSSSTPEAPNRAIPATPRIRALHRYVRDKCTALTKDVEAASALFLSSRGAFGEGAAAQQSTAGSEAMITEVLRGLFANALHHLGEIEVSVCTAVGLQYLLGFSTDPEVTSTVHALSSPAAESQQHQATSLQMRAVTVSMATWSTAFAKQFVRAETREVQESMVRLTCMAERPLDTCACFQQLVVHQDTSRSLRLALALTEEVL, encoded by the coding sequence ATGGAAATGATGCACGTGCGCAGTGAGTCGCCGTGCGAAGCGCCACAAGAGGAAATTCCGCTCCTTATTGAGGACTTCAGCTGCGCCAACAGCTTTGAGGAGCACGTCAAGGCCATTGAACAATACCTGGCAGACTTGTTGGACCGAGAGCCTCTTCTGCAGTCTTTTCTTGTGACCCCTGCATTAGCGGCGACGGGCGGCGACGTACCCGCGGACGAGAAGAATGAAGCAGACATTGAGAGTGGTGCCGCAGCTTctgcctcgtcgtcgcccgCGCCTCTCTTGATGGATAACGACGCGGCCAGTCCTCCTACTGCATCAAAAGTGTTTGGCAGGACTATCCCCCTCTACGTGACGGCACCCCTATCGCTTGACGGGGACTCGTCGATTGTCGTGGAGGTGCACGTTCGCGACGCGGACCACCCCATCACGCAGCAGTACTGCACTCcactcttcttcctcatACGGAAGGTCATGGTGAGCGCGTCGTACCGGGAGAGCGAAACCAGTTATTTGCTGTCGCTACTCTCCACAGGAgtgcggcaggcgctgcttCAGCAAAAGAACCGGGTCAATGGTGGTGTCCTTCGGCTGTGCCCAGAGCccagccgcgctgcagcacctggttgcgcaccgccttcacATCGGCAACCGGCCGCGACGGCGAGTctcctgccctctcccttcttctaCCCAGACGGATGTGCGCCGTGCTTCGCCCCCGCTGGGGATTCATACAAGCAAACCTTTGTTGGTTtcgctccgccgctgccggcctgtgccgcgctgccaccaaTGCCAGCGTCGTCTCCGGCGATCAGTGCCGCCGAGTGGACGCTCTTGCATCAGCGCAGCTTCACCACACGGTTCCTTGCAGACGCCTTCGGCCGCATTCCGGTGCACTGCCAGTCCCTCTCCGACTACATCGACCTCTTCCAGCTGCACGTGGGGCAGCACAGtcgcatccgcagcgacgaTTTCGACGGAATCTGCGTGTCCCTGTGGAAGAAATACGTCCTGCCGGTGCCGTGGAAGTTTCACCCATATGGACTGTCTTTGGACGACTCTCAGGCTACAGACAGCGAGGGTGCTCCGCTCTCCGCTACGTCATTCTCCCTCACCTGGGAGaacgtgctgcgccgcgaaAACGAGTACGCCAGGCTCCTGTGCGGCGGCTTCACCCACGACTTTGGTACCCCTGTCCCTCCGCTGAAGCACGTGCAGTTCCACTTCCAGTGGAACCAGCTGCACGATATCGAGACACACGAGGCTGCCGGACGGCCCAGTCACCTCGACCCTTTTCAGTATGCACTCGCCAGAGCAACACCCgggaccccctcccctaccgCGCTAttcttcagcagcgtcacggcggcgcaggcagcaCAGCGTAAGTGCTCCATTACGGTccaggcggtggtgcgcgaTGACAAGGACATCCAGCATGGTGTGAGTGGGCACCTCGCAGAGGTATTGGCGAAGGGCTATCTGGAGTCTCTCACGAGCGCGACCGCGGTGCGCAGAACGTCTGCACACGACGCTAACAATGGTCGTGGTGGGCGAGGTGCTGTCACCCATGAAGCGCAGCAGTCCGAAGACGGAGCCAATGACAGCGACGGAACCGCCGAGGAAAGCGAACGTGATACGGACGAGCGTAGaggcggccgctgcagcgaggcggagctgcgcgacatgGCGGCCCGTATTCTGGAGTGGCCAGGTGCCACAGTGACTCTGCAAGAGTCCCTCATCCAGCTCTTTGCCGCGCCCCTAGCATCGGaagacgacgatgacgcaAGTGCGTACGGAGACAGCGACCCCGGCGCTCGACAGCCTGCGGAGGCCACTCTCGAGGCCCTGAGTAGCAAGCGAGGTgaagcagtggtggcgcgtCACCTGCGCAGTCTCTggggggagtgggaggcACACCAGCAATCCTGCTCCAGCGAGGCGAGCGCGCTGCACAGGCAACGACGCGAAGGTGGCGCAGAACATCAGACGGACCTGCGCCGCAGTTACTTCCCCGACTCCTTTTTCGCCCGCTTCGCCTTCGTCTGTGTGACGCAGGCGCTGCCCCCGACAGATGTGCGGACGCTCTGGAGACGGTGCCTCGATGCCCTTCATCGGCTTTTGTCAGATGCCCCGCATgggcaggaggagaaaagcTGGCAGCGCCTTTTGAACTGTCTGGCCATGCCTCCAGAGGACCCGCCCGTCGACCTTCGTCGACCACTGCTTatgcagaagctgcagctgctgcgctatGCGCAAGAGGCACTCCTGCGCCCATCGGGGGACAACAGTTCGCCGACTGCGCCCACGATGAACACAAAAGTGGAAGAGGATAGGCCCGATACCTCGCTGGCCACGAGGCCTGCCCGACATCTCATAACGAATGGTGAGGTGCTGTGCGTCCCTCCACCCCTGCCGCAACCGCCGACCACGACGGACGAGGTGATGCAACGCGCAATAGAGCTCAACTCCCtcgacgcagctgccgtggAGAGCGCCAGTATTGAGTGGCTGCAGACGGACGCGCTATACAACGACATGTGTCTTTTTCTACACGTCAACAAGGCGCACGAGGGCCGCATCGTGCGCTTTCCCGACTTTGTGCAGTGGCACAGTCCTCGCGACTTCGTCGCTTCGGCCGGGGCGGAATCGACTACCTCGCCGTCGCTCGAATCATCGTCACCGTCTCTCAGCGACAACTACTACCTGTCAGAGCGCATGCAACACCagcagggagaaggggaaatcAGTGATGGTAAGGGCTCGGCGCATGTGTGGTGGTCTCTGTGGCGTCGGGCGGTCCCTCGCTCTCGCGATGACATCATCCAGGGCCTCTTTCAACCACTCGAGCAAGCCACCAAGGTGCTTACCTGGCTCGCTGCCATACCAACAGTGGAGTTGCTGCTAGAGGTGAGCAACGCCTCTATCGCCAACGCGCTGCACCGTATGCTGTGTCACCGCTGTGTTCTCGGGGACGACGGAGCCCATCGACCCAATGGACGCGGCCGCCCTCGCGACAAGGCCGAGTGGAGCTCACCAAAGTCATCCTCTACCCCAGAGGCACCAAATCGCGCCATTCCGGCCACCCCGCGCATCCGCGCCCTCCACCGATACGTTCGAGACAAGTGCACAGCCCTCACCAAAGACGTGGAGGCAGCGTCggccctcttcctcagtAGTCGTGGCGCCTTCggcgaaggtgctgcagcgcaacagTCAACAGCTGGGTCAGAGGCCATGATCACCGAGGTTCTTCGCGGGCTCTTTGCCAATGCCcttcaccacctcggcgAGATCGAGGTCAGCGTGTGCACTGCGGTGGGACTTCAGTACCTCTTGGGTTTTTCGACAGATCCGGAGGTGACTTCCACCGTACACGCCCTTAGCTCCCCTGCTGCGGAATCCCAGCAGCATCAGGCAACCAGTCTGCAGATGCGCGCCGTCACGGTGAGCATGGCGACGTGGTCGACAGCCTTCGCAAAGCAGTTCGTGCGGGCAGAAACGCGTGAGGTGCAAGAGAGCATGGTGCGTCTGACGTGCATGGCAGAGCGCCCGCTTGACACGTGTGCCTGCTTCCAGCAGCTGGTGGTGCACCAAGACACCTCGCGGTCTCTCCGCCTAGCCCTTGCGCTGACGGAGGAAGTGCtgtag
- a CDS encoding RNA methyltransferase, putative (TriTrypDB/GeneDB-style sysID: LpmP.25.1560), whose amino-acid sequence MISLDAYARYVYQYSSPSTTEHLRRTVWGPLGLCSGASASTKSISGAQPCWRDASISHEVLYAVPPITTNLRCVGNRIEAQLTDRLEALPLSAPAVTTTTPAAATLASRFAPPSRLVSIGLPYCLCVKPQAGHLTPWPPIHTSSISSSMTGTSDSETSRKQPSRRPLVVVVDAGAAEAVLRRSDLYAPGIVTAIRPFHAGERAVVAFYVKRVAGTTDGELNENAEAPRYLTCALPTGATLPAAQFEPLSTDFDYQDEHQQVNRLAGRSTFLVCIGSGVMCMEWKCIMSRSAHGTALRTEWTPQGQPSRTTLRALLGITKDTEDSHEHSGTPILQPQPQGVEKGGKEAEDVFFLQNYSSMVPVALLVDHLSPVSLCRAWTHSNNAAQGHSPTFCTLLDACAAPGGKTSLLLSLLRERAEQERTAMAETATPPPLHIEPFQVVCCERSRPRQEQLMSLLHRHFAADVPYVTRVLKSHCVDTNKFLKRKLTEAAGSSSGGIASHTDTFDAVLLDPPCTGMGLRPKLMPHMQSAASIQRSADYQRKLFDSCIRHIRGSPTSPGVLVYSTCTTTLEENEANVLHFLRTYPSVRLARAKTAAHRALCDLSAVRSYGSQQDADECHGPTSTCFCLLRDEIMDVQMAKERVAAAEGPPSSSPATDPLLLLRFMPRPLDAYDDTSEDGVGFFVAVFLYCGYTDA is encoded by the coding sequence ATGATCAGCCTGGATGCCTACGCGCGGTACGTTTACCAGTACTCCTCGCCATCCACAACAGAGCATCTGCGGCGGACCGTCTGGGGTCCGCTTGGCCTCTGCTCTGGCGCATCCGCCTCCACCAAATCCATCTCCGGTGCGCAGCCATGCTGGAGAGACGCATCCATATCGCACGAGGTGCTGTACGCCGTTCCACCCATCACAACAAACCTGCGGTGTGTCGGCAATCGCATCGAGGCCCAGCTCACTGATCGTCTTGAAGCACTCCCGCTCTCGGCGCCGGCGgtaaccaccaccactccagctgcagcgactttGGCCTCCCGCTTCGCACCTCCATCGCGCCTCGTTTCCATTGGTCTGCCGTATTGCTTGTGCGTGAAGCCGCAGGCAGGGCATCTCACACCGTGGCCACCCATTCACACCTCAAGCATCTCCTCTTCGATGACAGGCACATCAGACTCAGAAACGAGTCGTAAGCAGCCGAGTAGAAGACCcctcgtggtggtggtagatgcgggggcggcagaggcagtgctgcggagAAGCGACCTCTATGCGCCGGGTATCGTGACAGCCATCCGCCCTTTCCACGCCGGAGAGCGCGCGGTCGTGGCCTTCTACGTCAAGCGTGTTGCAGGCACAACAGACGGGGAGCTGAATGAAAATGCAGAAGCGCCGCGTTATCTCACCTGCGCGCTCCCCACCGGGGCCACACTCCCGGCCGCGCAGTTTGAGCCCCTCAGTACGGACTTCGATTACCAAGACGAGCACCAGCAGGTCAATAGGCTGGCTGGCCGCTCTACCTTTCTCGTGTGCATCGGCAGTGGTGTGATGTGCATGGAGTGGAAGTGTATCATGAGCCGGTCGGCACATGGCACCGCACTGCGGACGGAGTGGACACCACAGGGGCAACCCTCTCGCACCACTCTGCGTGCTCTGCTCGGAATCACGAAGGACACGGAAGACAGCCATGagcacagcggcacaccAATACTCCAACCACAACCACAAGGCGTAGAGAAGGGAGGTAAAGAGGCAGAAGATGTGTTCTTCCTGCAAAACTACTCTAGCATGGTGCCGGTGGCACTCCTGGTAGACCATCTCTCGCCAGTCTCCCTCTGTCGTGCGTGGacgcacagcaacaacgcGGCCCAGGGCCACTCGCCCACATTCTGCACTCTTCTCgacgcctgcgccgcgccggGGGGCAAGACgagtctgctgctgtcatTGCTGCGGGAGCGCGCCGAGCAGGAGAGGACGGCGATGGCAGAGACAGcaacccctcctccactccaCATAGAGCCGTTTCAGGTGGTCTGCTGCGAGCGTAGCCGACCTCGCCAAGAGCAGCTGATGAGCCTCCTTCACCGCCACTTCGCAGCCGATGTTCCATACGTAACGCGCGTGCTGAAGTCTCACTGTGTCGACACGAACAAGTTCCTCAAGCGCAAACTCACCGAGGCAGctggaagcagcagcggcggcatcgcaTCACACACGGACACCTTCGATGCGGTCCTACTAGACCCGCCGTGCACGGGCATGGGTCTGCGGCCAAAGCTAATGCCCCACATGCAGTCCGCTGCCTCCATCCAACGGTCAGCTGACTACCAGCGCAAGCTGTTCGACTCCTGCATCCGTCATATCCGCGGCTCGCCAACGTCGCCTGGAGTACTCGTGTacagcacctgcaccaccacgctggaggagaaTGAAGCAAACGTTTTGCACTTCCTCCGCACCTACCCCTCTGTGCGTCTCGCCCGTGCCAAGACAGCGGCCCACCGGGCGCTGTGCGACCTCTCCGCTGTTCGTAGCTACGGTTCTCAGCAGGATGCCGACGAGTGTCACGGCCCCACTTCGACGTGCTTTTGCCTCTTGCGAGACGAGATTATGGATGTGCAGATGGCCAAGGAGCGAGTAGCTGCGGCAGAAGGGCCGCCATCGTCGTCTCCAGCGACGGAtccgctgttgttgctgcgtTTCATGCCTCGGCCACTCGATGCGTACGATGACACATCTGAAGACGGCGTGGGCTTCTTCGTCGCTGTGTTTCTCTATTGCGGCTACACGGACGCGTAA
- a CDS encoding hypothetical protein (TriTrypDB/GeneDB-style sysID: LpmP.25.1570) — protein MEIASSSLKSLIEPLIDLIHGDLVLEDICCQRVAGAFVEHHEEALRRVVTSHTLPNGLEKAIEAYCVRSYLLKAPELPTQSHEVGRMLQRLADTLIEAARAPKGERQSERHDMESMCNEDEGARPSLAEVAEVEASSVADLLATSGEMIKKDVAALQARPEAQRCARLIDSLGEVVLGYIMYAAQQCAQQAQEYLGGATWHDTQMAHASYHATLHQFVRSAIEHREARRRAREAEVQALLFSNDHTVVVPAARAKDRDEVKEEDLIVVCEQDQHDASPAPSESPEVEFATHVRAAMEDIPASPQSPPQLLLKHPIPQTTSTRGGRVLHSLNDSVAEQCEALVHMSPPASLQGQEQQLSTPVRSSAPHPNALAAAEGQTSVPSEPTPSPEIVVDPLSLAVASSSLVTSAEGGGPHEGNDAARPPHRKLRKACTVLIGTSETSILRMVEHTKDDGREGGHLLSAAASGSASMASSTLPIGAQRPHGGRGTTGDTASSANSTTVSAVDAWEGVQRCLQRQDAEPRSYFLCGATHRFEPCVAKGFF, from the coding sequence ATGGAGATTGCGTCCTCGTCTCTCAAGTCCCTCATAGAGCCGCTCATAGACCTCATTCATGGAGACTTGGTGCTGGAGGACATCTGCTGCCAACGCGTCGCAGGTGCGTTTGTAGAGCACCACGAGgaagcgctgcgccgcgtcgttACCAGCCACACCCTCCCTAACGGGTTGGAAAAAGCGATCGAAGCGTACTGTGTGCGCAGCTACTTACTCAAAGCGCCCGAGCTGCCCACTCAGTCGCATGAAGTGGGGCGGATGCTGCAACGGCTCGCCGACACTCTCATTGAGGCCGCCAGAGCTCCGAagggagagcgacagagcgagaggcacGACATGGAGAGCATGTGCAACGAGGATGAAGGAGCGCGGCCGTCGTTGGCAGAGGTCGCCGAGGTGGAAGCTAGTTCCGTCGCTGATCTGCTTGCTACGTCTGGAGAGATGATCAAGAAGGATGTTGCGGCCTTGCAGGCGAGGCCggaagcgcagcgctgcgcacgccTTATCGACTCTCTCGGCGAGGTCGTCCTGGGGTACATCATGTATGCCGCCCAGCAGTGTGCGCAGCAAGCACAGGAATACCTTGGTGGCGCCACCTGGCACGACACTCAGATGGCGCACGCCTCCTACCACGCCACGCTGCACCAATTTGTGAGGTCCGCCATCGAACACCGTGAGGCGCGCAGGCGAGCGCGGGAAGCAGAGGTGCAAGCTCTTCTGTTCAGCAACGACCACACCGTCGTGGTGCCAGCGGCGAGAGCCAAAGATAGAGACgaagtgaaggaggaggacctCATTGTGGTCTGTGAGCAGGACCAACATGACGCCTCTCCAGCCCCATCCGAGTCGCCTGAAGTCGAATTTGCAACACATGTGCGGGCCGCCATGGAGGACATACCCGCCTCTCCACAGTCGCCGCCACAGCTCCTCTTGAAGCACCCCATCCCGCAGACCACGAGCACTCGAGGGGGGCGTGTACTGCACTCCTTGAACGACTCAGTCGCGGAGCAATGCGAAGCATTGGTGCACATGTCGCCGCCTGCAAGTCTGCAAGGGCAAGAACAACAGCTGTCAACACCGGTGCGCTCCTCCGCACCACACCCGAACGCCCTCGCAGCGGCGGAAGGCCAAACAAGCGTGCCGAGCGAACCTACCCCAAGTCCAGAGATTGTCGTCGaccccctctcgctcgcgGTGGCCTCGAGCTCCCTCGTCACTtctgctgaaggaggcgggcCACACGAAGGCAATGACGCAGCGCGGCCGCCTCACCGGAAGCTGCGCAAGGCTTGCACTGTTCTCATCGGCACCTCGGAGACGAGCATCCTGCGCATGGTGGAGCACACAAAGGACGATGGTAGGGAGGGCGGTCATCTGctgtcggcagcggcgtccgGGTCCGCCTCCATGGCGTCCTCCACACTCCCCATCGGCGCGCAGCGACCGCATGGCGGCCGCGGTACGACAGGCGacaccgcctcctctgcaAACTCGACAACAGTAAGCGCTGTAGATGCCTGGGAAGGGGTGCAGCGATGTCTGCAGAGGCAAGATGCCGAACCCCGCTCCTACTTCCTATGTGGAGCAACACACCGCTTTGAGCCATGTGTAGCGAAGGGCTTCTTTTGA